The genomic window GGCTTCGCAGGAGTTGTCCGCCACGCTGGGCCGCTGGCCGACGCCGAAGGAGATCGCCTTCCGCCTCGGAATTCAACTGGAGCAGCTCGAGGACACACTGAAGCATGCATCGTCGAAGTTCATCTCGCTGGAGCACGCGCTGCAGGACCGCGGCGGGGACAACGGCCCTTCGCTCGACCCGGTGGACGAAGACGAGACGGGCGATCCGGCGCGGGCGGCCGACCACAATGCCTCGCTTGCGATGCTCGATGCGGCGCTGCAGGACCTGACAGCCCGAGACCGGGCCATCCTGCGGCTCCGCTACGCCGAATCGAAGCCGTTTCACGAGATCGGCCAGATGATGGGACTCTCCGAATCGCGGGTCTGCCAA from Dehalococcoidia bacterium includes these protein-coding regions:
- a CDS encoding FliA/WhiG family RNA polymerase sigma factor, with the translated sequence MTRSQPRQDMITKHMPLVAFVVSRMSTDNQKTLGLDREDALGYGIEGLIQAVDAFDEERGTSFASFAVRRIRGSILDAIRKMDPLPRSVRKNTREVEAASQELSATLGRWPTPKEIAFRLGIQLEQLEDTLKHASSKFISLEHALQDRGGDNGPSLDPVDEDETGDPARAADHNASLAMLDAALQDLTARDRAILRLRYAESKPFHEIGQMMGLSESRVCQLHKRILASLRRQMNALIEEAA